In one window of Meleagris gallopavo isolate NT-WF06-2002-E0010 breed Aviagen turkey brand Nicholas breeding stock chromosome 4, Turkey_5.1, whole genome shotgun sequence DNA:
- the LOC104909289 gene encoding limbin-like has product MQICKEVIVMMMKNMVLSHSLIPHVEKRMSSVFKKQFLTMEREFQEEYERKVVALTAECNLETRKKMEAQRQKERAANEEAEELMKKVSEMPAVEYRSLLDRLHSLEQDHLKRFLLVKQEEYFAKAYRQLTVSQRKELHNIFFTEITNATFKGELKLEIAKSLVEDYSKIQGDIEELMDFLQASKKYHLNRRFAYREYLIRKIQLRDSQASALINAAATQILNLINKMERAGHLHESHLEMLLDRAEAEINSVKQKFDHDLKQEKQKLHQKLITKRKWKMLQKKEQRKEQLSARNSFKTSREITDYLSHWKTLLSDHAIEFEELTEKLDNEGSEELRDLIFNLTEKTVEELKLVQYGVFVQELIKLSVPKMFLLEVVEEHKKEIIVKHEHLEREEREKSTAAEELLQLTRQKLSKELENSLSQQRKLRSWEQSVFMQVSLSFLLFF; this is encoded by the exons ATGCAGATCTGTAAAGAAGTGATTGTTATGATGATGAAGAACATGGTTTTAAGTCACAGTCTCATTCCACATGTGGAGAAGAGGATGagttcagttttcaaaaagcaGTTCCTTACAATGGAGAGAGAGTTTCAGGAAGAGTACGAAAGAAAGGTTGTGGCTTTAACAGCTGAATGTAATCTGGAAACAAGGAAGAAGATGGAGGCTCAACGCCAGAAGGAGAGAGCTGCAAATGAAGAGGCTGAAGAGTTAATGAAGAAAGTGAGTGAAATG cctgctgtagaATACAGAAGTCTTCTGGATAGACTTCACAGTCTGGAGCAGGACCATCTGAAGAGGTTCCTTCTGGTAAAGCAGGAGGAATATTTTGCAAAGGCTTATAGACAACTAACTGTTTCCCAAAGAAAGGAGCTCCATAACATCTTCTTTACAGAGATAACAAATGCTACTTTCAAAGGAGAACTGAAACTGGAAATAGCAAAATCATTAGTAGAAGATTACTCTAAAATACAG GGAGACATTGAAGAGCTAATGGATTTTTTGCAAGCTAGCAAGAAGTATCATCTGAACAGAAGATTTGCTTACAGAGAATATCTTATAAGAAAGATACAGTTAAGGGATTCTCAGGCCTCTGCTCTTATAAATGCAGCAGCAACTCAGATATTGAATCTCATTAATAAGATGGAAAG AGCGGGTCATCTACATGAAAGTCATTTGGAAATGCTGCTGGACCGAGCTGAGGCTGAAATTAATTCTGTTAAACAAAAATTCGATCAtgatttaaaacaagaaaagcaaaagcttcaTCAGAAACTCATTACCAAGCGAAAGTGGAAAATGTTGCAAAAG AAAGAGCAACGGAAGGAGCAGTTGTCCGCAAGGAACTCCTTCAAAACCTCAAGGGAGATCACTGACTACCTGAGCCACTGGAAAACTCTTCTGAGTGATCATGCCATTGAATTTGAAGAACTTACTGAAAAGCTGGATAATGAAGGCAGTGAAGAGCTGAGAGACCTTATATTTAATCTGACAGAGAAAACTGTTGAAGAACTTAAACTTGTTCAATATGGAGTATTTGTGCAAGAGCTGATAAAGCTCAGTGTGCCAAAGATGTTCCTGCTGGAAGTTGTGGAGGAGCATAAAAAAGAGATCATTGTTAAACACGAACACCTTGAAAGGGAAGAACGTGAAAAGAGCACGGCTGCTGAAGAGTTGCTTCAGCTCACCAGGCAGAAACTAAgcaaagagctggaaaataGTCTTTcacaacaaagaaaattaagaagcTGGGAACAATCAGTATTCATGCAAGtatctctctcttttcttctgtttttctaa
- the LOC100549208 gene encoding limbin-like, whose amino-acid sequence MTALQLPLMVQASEVPDLILTSAALDDQWSHSIFALIPSWTRKILFRQESSVNHQLSEDVSKLSASSGFGITLQKCAVVDVEHDPQTAYIRLLINNTNSLLSRNITDLVLLDNITGLHVQKDSGNETRDGMQIYRKRFLQVGEYFAINYSALLDAKKTWNGRVLTLPAQLTFRSLSQNQTDLVSLTTLFTITEEEKTEVSYSHAIHASGFFIAFFVSLVLTCAVFFVLYRTQLLRWSFYSKNQEIQHELSQNHKLEHSHFNSGDLFSEDVIMNDQIIDILTFEESGNMLQALEE is encoded by the exons ATGACAG CACTGCAGTTGCCTCTGATGGTTCAAGCAAGTGAAGTCCCTGATCTGATCTTGACTTCTGCAGCTTTGGATGATCAGTGGAGCCATTCGATATTTGCTCTGATACCCTCATGGACAAGGAAGATTTTGTTCAGACAAGAATCTTCTGTTAACCACCAGCTG TCTGAAGATGTGTCCAAGTTGTCAGCATCCTCTGGATTTGGAATAACCCTTCAGAAATGTGCTGTG gtGGATGTGGAACATGACCCTCAAACTGCATACATTAGACTTCTGATTAATAACACCAACTCACTGCTCTCAAGAAACATCACTGATCTTGTCCTTCTGGACAATATCACTGGTCTACATGTTCAAAAAGACAGTGGTAATGAGACAAGAGATGGGATGCAAATTTACAGGAAAAGATTCTTGCAAG TTGGGGAATATTTTGCAATCAACTATAGTGCACTTCTTGATGCAAAGAAAACATGGAATGGTAGGGTCTTGACACTGCCTGCACAGCTGACTTTCAGGAGTTTGTCACAG AATCAAACAGATCTTGTATCGTTGACCACATTGTTCACAataactgaagaagaaaagactgag GTCTCCTACAGCCATGCCATCCATGCCTCAGGattcttcattgctttttttgtttccctggtATTGACATGTGCTGTTTTCTTCGTTCTTTATCGAACCCAATTATTAAGATGGAGTTTCTATAGTAAAAACCAG gAAATACAACATGAACTCAGTCAAAATCACAAACTGGAGCATTCTCACTTCAATTCAGGTGACCTGTTCAGTGAAGATGTAATTATGAATGACCAAATCATTGATATACTGACCTTTGAAGAATCAGGGAATATGCTTCAGGCTTTAGAAGAGTAA